The nucleotide sequence GAATGCCAAAAGATATGGCACTTCAAATTGCAGCAAGCTCTGTTTTAGGCAGTGCGCAAATGGTATTACAGTCCGAATCTCACCCATGGGCATTGATCGATCAAGTATGTTCACCAGGAGGAACGACAATTCAAGGTGTCACTTCCCTTCAAGTCAATCACTTCGAAAGTACAATTTACGAAGCCGTTGATGCCGTTACGAACCGTGATACATTTTTGCAAAAACAAACAATTAAATAGAAATACCTGCCCAGTGGATTTGACTTCTCACTGGGCATTTTCTTTTTTAGTCAAAAATAATAATAATTTATGTTTTTAATTTCTATCAATTCTTCAAAAAAAAATATGAGAACATAATTGCTAACTACCGTACTATTCTATATAATCAATCTTGTTTCAAAAATGAAATCAAAAAATTATAGATTTGGAGCGTGACAAGAAATTGGGTAAAGCATTGATTATTGGAGCTGGCGGAGTAGCTAGCGTTGTCGTACATAAATGTGTACAAAACTCAGAAGTATTCGAAGAGATTATGATCGCAAGTCGAACAAAATCAAAATGTGATGCTTTAAAAGAAAAATTAGATGGTGGAAAAACGATTATTCACACAGCACAAGTGGATGCGGATAACACCGAGGAACTAATTGACCTAATCAATGGATTTAATCCAGATGTGGTGATCAATGTGGCTTTACCATATCAAGACTTAACTATTATGGATGCATGTTTAGCAACGAAGACTCACTATGTAGATACAGCGAACTACGAGCCTTTAGATACTGCTAAATTCGAATATAAATGGCAATGGGCGTATAAAGAGCGTTTTGAAGAAGCAGGTATTACTGCGCTTCTAGGTTCAGGTTTTGACCCAGGTGTAACAGGCGTATTCACAGCGCATGCACAAAAGCATCATTTTGATGAAATTCATTACATCGATATCGTTGATGCAAATGGTGGAGACCACGGACTTCCATTCGCAACAAACTTCAATCCTGAAATCAACATTCGCGAAATTACTGCGAACGGACGTTTTTGGAAAGATGGCGAGTGGGTTGAAACGGAGCCTTTAGAATATAAAACAGTTTATAACTTACCGGAAATCGGTGAAAAAGATTGCTACCTTCTATACCATGAAGAATTAGAATCTTTAGCGAAAAACATTAAAGGTTTAAAACAAATCCGCTTCTGGATGACGTTTGGTGAAAAATACTTAACACATTTAAACGTTCTTGAAAATGTAGGTATGACTTCAATTGAGCCAATCGAATTCCAAGGACAAATGATTCAGCCAATCCAGTTTTTAAAAGCTGTTTTACCAGACCCAGCTACATTAGGTCCACTTACAAAAGGTAAAACAAACATCGGCTGTATCGTTCGCGGTATTAAAGACGGTAAAGAAAAAACTTACTATGTATACAATGTATGTGATCACCAAGAATGCTACAGAGAAGTTGGCTCACAGGCGATTTCTTACACAACTGGTGTACCGGCAATGATCGGCGCTATGCTTGTAATGAACGGCGAATGGCAAAAACCAGGTGTATGGAATGTAGAAGACTTCAATCCAGACCCATTCATGGATGCATTAAATAAATGGGGATTACCATGGCACGAAACAGAAAACCCTGAATTAATCGACTTGGAATTCACTTCTGCTGGAGAAAAAGCATAATGGCAGATATTAAAAATACGAAAAAACCTGTGATGGCGGCTGCTCTTGCAGAAGAAACAGGCATAGACTGGTCACAGGCACCATCACCAGCCTTCGTAGTAGACGAGCGATTACTTGAGCGCAATTTAAAACTGTTAAAATCCGTACAAGATCGTACGAATTGTGATATTTTACTTGCACTTAAAGGCTTCTCTATGTGGTCAACATTTCCGATGGCACGCAAATATTTAGCGGGGATTACATCTTCCTCACTATTTGAAGCACGTCTTGGTTTTGAAGAATTCGGCAAGGAAGTACACGCTTACGCTCCTGCATATGCAGAGCATGAAATCGATGAGTATTTAACTTATGTCGACCATATTGTATTTAACTCATTTGATCAGTTAAATAAATACAAAGACAAAGTGTTAAATCACGAGAAAAATATTTCAATCGGTTTACGTGTAAATCCTGGTTATTCAGAAGTGGAAACACCTTTGTATGACCCTTGCTATATTAACTCGCGTTTAGGTATTCCGGTGGAGTCATTCCGTCCGGATGAACTTGACGGTGTTGAAGGCATTCACTTCCATGCAATGTGTGAGCAAGGTGCTGAAGTTCTGGAGCGTATTTTAGTACACTTTGAAGAGAAATATGGTGAATACTTGCATCAAATGAAGTGGATCAACTTCGGCGGCGGACACCATATTACAAAACCGGGTTATAATGTTGAGTTATTAGTCAGCTTAATCAACCGCATTCAAGAAACATATGGCGTAAAAGTTATTTTAGAGCCAGGCGAAGCAATTGCACTGAATACAGGGTATTTAGTGGCGACAGTGCTTGATATCGTGCATAACGGTATGGAGCTTGCAATTGTCGACTCTTCAGCTACTTGTCATATGCCAGATACTCTTGAAATGCCTTATCGCGCGCATATTATCGGTTCGGGTCAGCCAAACGAAAAAGCTTACACATATCGTTTAGGCGGTATGACTTGCTTAGCAGGTGACATTATCGGAGATTATTCTTTTGATGAGCCGCTTCAAGCAGGCGACAAACTTGTCTTTACGGACATGGCCCATTATACAATGGTAAAAACGCATATGTTCAATGGTGTAAATTTACCAAGTATTTGCACTTACAATGAACAAGATGGTGTAAAAGTAATTCGGACTTTCCAATATGAAGACTACCGTAACCGTCTATCTTAATTAACAATACAGGGTAACAAAAACATCCATTTCTCCGTGAGGAAATGGGTGTTTTTCTGTTTTCAGAAGTTCTGTATTTAAATATACTTTCATTATTTTGAATGATTTGTTTCACAAAAAGCTAATTAATATAGATATTAAAGAGTATATGTTAAACTTACTTTTAGTAACTTACTAAAGGAGTCTAATAATAATGAAGAAATTTGAATTCGGCATTTATTCCCTTGCTGATATTGGCAGCGATCCTTTAACAGGAAAAACCCCCTCTCCTTCACAACGTTTGGAGGAAATTTTACAGATGGCGGACTTAACGGAAAATTTAGGACTGGATGTGTTCGGTGTCGGTGAGCATCACCGTCTTGATTATGTCGTTTCTGCCCCGCCTGTTGTCTTGTCTGCAATCTCTCAGCGGACAAAACATATTAAACTGACGAGCTCAACAACCGTTTTAAGTACGGTGGATCCTGTTCGACTTTATGAAGATTTTGCAACGCTAGATTTACTTAGCAATGGAAGAGCCGAAATTTTAGCAGGTCGTGGTGCATTCATTGAATCTTTCCCCCTTTTCGGGTATTCAACAAGTGACTATGACGCATTATTTGAGGAAAACTTACTTTTACTTCAACAATTAAATTCACAGGAACGCGTAACATGGAGTGGTCAATTCCGCCCAGCTTTAAATAATTCGGAAATCGCTCCAAGACCATTTAATCAGGAAATTCCTATTTGGGTTGGTGTTGGTGGCACCCCAGAAAGTGCCGTTCGAGCAGGTCGTGTCGGAGTTGGAATGGCACTTGCAATATTAGGAGGTCCCCTTGATCGGTTCCAGCCATTAGTGAATCTTTACCGGAAATCCGGACAGCATCATCCTGAAAAATTAAATGTTGGAGTTACTGGTCACCTTTTCATTGCAGATACAACGGAACAGGCACAGGAGCAATTTTACCCTTACTATAAAAATTATTGGCAGTATGTTAATCAGCAACGAGGCAGTTTCAGCTTCCAGTTATCTTTTGAACAATTCATCGAAATTACCGGACCGAACATGGCATTATTTGTTGGAAGCCCTGAAGATGTTGCGGAAAAAATTATTAAACAATATGAATTCTTCGAGCATAGCCGATTTTTGGCACAGCCGGATATTGGCGGCCAGCCGTTTGAACTCGTAAAAAACAGTATGAACTTATTTGCCAACGAAGTCGTTCCAATTGTTAGAAACTACATTGAGATGAAATTATAAAAGTTTTCTATTGCAAAAGAAAACAAGCACGGCAACAACTTTTACGTTGTACCATGCTTGTTTTTTTAAGTTCCACAATAGCTTACAAACGGTGGTTCTTTGTCTGATGGTGGCTCTGTATATTTTTTGTACTCCTCCGTTACATTAAACGGACTTGTCAGCACTTGCAGCATCTCGGCAAACATTGACGGGTCGCCTTCTGCAAATTGTTCAATTGCCTGTTCTACAAAGTGATTTCTTGGAATAATGGCCGGATTAACAGACTGCATCACTTGCATCGTTTCATCAATTGTCGTGTCTTGCTGTTCGATCCGTTCAAACCATGTTTTTTCCCACTGTTTAAATGCCTCTGAATGGAACAAGTCATTATTCGGTCGCTTACCTTCCGACAATGCACGGAAAGTATTTGTATAATCCACTTCGTGTTCTTCCATTAAATTCAGCAGATTATCAATCAGCTTCTCATCCTGTTCATCAATTGAAAGAAGACCTAATTTTTCCCGCATTTCACTATAATAATAAGCTTCATAAATTGATGGGAATTTCCCAAGAATATTTTGTGCTAGTTGAACTGCTTCCTCTTCATTTTCATGAAGGAGCGGCAGTAAGCTCTCAGCAAAACGAGTTAAGTTCCATGATGCGATCGGCGGTTGATTGCGGTAGGCATAACGCCCCTGACGGTCAATCGAACTGAATACAGTTGCCACATCATACGTATCCATAAACGCGCATGGCCCGTAATCGATTGTTTCACCGCTGATTGTCATATTATCGGTATTCATTACACCATGAATAAAGCCGACACTTTGCCATTTCGCTATAAGGGCAGCTTGTCTATCAAGCACCGCTTCGAGAAATGCAAGATAGCGGTTTTCTGCGTGCAAAAGCTCGGGATAATGGCGCCGGATTGCATAATCTGCCAAAGCTTTTAAGTCGTCCGCTTCGCCAAATGCAGCCGCATACTGGAACGTCCCGACCCGCAAGTGACTTGCAGCAACACGAGTTAAAACAGCGCCTTCCAAAGCGGTTTCACGATAAATAATATCACCAGTTGCCGTAACGGCTAAGCTGCGTGTTGTCGGAATCGAAAGTGCATGCATAGCCTCACTGATGATAAACTCCCGCAACATTGGACCGAGTGCAGCACGTCCATCGCCACCACGAGAATATGGTGTAAGACCGGATCCTTTCAACTGAAGATCAAATCGTTCCCCTTTTGGCTTGATATGCTCTCCGATTAATAACGCTCTTCCGTCGCCTAACATATTAAAATGTCCAAATTGATGTCCCGCATAGGCTTGTGCAATTTGTGCTGAACCATCCGGCATTTCATGTCCCGCCAAAATTGCGGCACCATGCTCTTTTAATTCCTGAGCCTCTAAACCAAGCTGCTCTGCTAATGTGCGGTTAAAGATGACGATTGAAGGTGATGTCACTTTATTAGCCGTTACAGGGGAATAAAAAGTTTGCGGCAACTCCATGTAACTGTTATTAAAACGAAAACCAAAATTCTGCTTTTTATCTGTCATTGTTTTCGCCTCATTCCTTTCAAAGATGCATTTATTATAAACTTTTTTATACAAGTTAACCAAAATTAAGCCCGGTTATGTTTATATAAACAGCTTTTTCTATGTTAACCTTCTAAAAATAAAAGTTGACACAAAACGAAACTCACTTTATATTTATGTTAACCAAAATAATATAGAAGTTAACAACAAGGGGAGTAATGTATGGAGACTGTTCACAAAACACAAAGCTTTAAAACAATCGATTTAATTTACAGTGCACTTTTTGCGACACTTATTATGGTAGGAGCAAATATCACATCATTTGTTCCTTTTCTAACGGTCGGTGGTGTGCCGATAACATTACAAGCATTTTTTGCAATATTAGCAGGTTTAGTGCTTGGTTCAAAAAAAGGAGCCATTGCATGTGCAGTGTATATGTTTATCGGGTTAGCAGGGGCACCGGTATTCTCTAAATTCTCTGGCGGATTTTCGGCGATTCTACTTCCGACTTTCGGCTTTATCGTAACGTTTATTATTAGTGCATATATTGCCGGTAAAATTGCCGAAAAGTTTCAAACGCGACTTGCCTATATTATCGGGGCACTTATTGCGATGGCAGTTAACTATATTATAGGAACAACATGGATGTATTTTGCCTATACATTATGGGCATCCGCACCTGAAGGTTTTACATTTAAAATGGCGTGGCTATGGATGATTCCTCCAATGCCAAAAGATATTATTCTTTCAATTTTTGCCGGGTTCTTCGCTTATCGTATTCAAAAGATCCTGAAAATCCTGCCTACAAAATAATATAGTAGATTGCAGTAGAACTCCTCATCACATGTTCTCGGCGTCATCATTATACCGGGATTCATATATTTGATATACTTTATTCAATAGATGAAGGAGGAATTTCATATGGCAAATCATTATCAAAATATAGTTGTTGCAGTAGATGGTTCAGAAATAAGCGAACTCGCTTTTCAAAAATCGATTGATATAGCAAAAAGAAATATTGGCTCGACTTTACATATTATCCATGTAATCGATACGAGCTTCTCCGCATCTTTTGATATGCTTTATGATAATATGGTTGAATTGGTTCGAAAACATGGCGAAGTTTTATTGGACCGCTATGAATTGGAAGCAAAAGATGCAGGTATTCCTTCGATCAATAAAATTTTAACAAAAGGTACGCCTAAAACGATTTTAGCAAGAAGGCTTTCAGAGCATGCGCCAGCAGATATTATCATTTGTGGTGCAACCGGATCAAATGCGGCCGAGCAGATGTTCATGGGCTCCACTACAGAAGCAATCGTTCGGCATGCAACTTGTGATGTTTTAATTGTACGTACACCAGAAAAATAAAAAAAGGTTATGAGGTGCATAAAAATGTCCTCATAGCCTTTTTTAAATCATTAAAATTTCCCTGATATCTTGCTCGGTTAATGTTGTCTTCGACGATTCATCACCGTCCAATATATCCGAAATAAGCATTTTTTTCTTCTGTTGAAGCTCACTCATTTTTTCCTCAATCGTTCCGTTTGCAATAAGTTTAATAACTTGTACAACTTCCTTTTGCCCCATACGATGGGCACGGTCAGCTGCTTGTTCCTCCACTGCCGGATTCCACCATAAATCATATAAGATGACGGTATCTGCCCCTGTTAGATTCAGTCCGGTACCACCTGCTTTTAATGAAATCAAAAACAGATCCCGCTCTCCATCATTAAAAGAGTTACAAAGTGCAATCCGCTCTTCCGAAGGTGTTTGTCCATCAAGATAAAAATATTGTTCTCCGCGCTTTGAAAGCTCTGTCGCAATCATTTTAAGCATTTGCGTAAACTGTGAAAAAATTAATACCCGTCGTCCTGACGCCTTCGATTGTTCCAATAAACGGAACAGCTGCTCAAACTTTGCAGAACCGCCTTTATACCCTTCGACAAACAGTGCCGGGTGACAACAGATTTGACGCAGTCTTGTAATTCCCGCTAAAATACGAATTCGGTTTTTATGAAACGTTTCTTTGTCCAGATGCTTCATTGTATCAACACGCAACTTAGCCAAATAGGCGGCATATAACGCTTTTTGCTCCGGCAACAGTTCGGCTTTTTCAATCATTTCCTCTTTTTGAGGTAATTCACCTAATACATGTTCTTTCATTCGACGCAGAAGAAACGGACGTACTCTTCGTGCAATATCTTTTCGCTGCATATGGCGGAACTCCTCTAGCTCGCGGAACAGCTGCGGAAAGATAACACGGTAAATCGACCATAATTCCGATAATGAGTTTTCAATCGGTGTGCCTGTTAACCCAAAGCGATTTGTTGCCTGGATTCTTTTCACCGTTCTTGCTGTTTGTGTTACCGGATTTTTAAATGCCTGCGCTTCGTCAAAAAATACTGTATGGAAATGCTGACGTTCATAGAATGCGCTATCTTTACGTAATAACGGATAGGTTGTAATAATGACATCATGGTCTTCCATTGTACGCAGTAAATGACGCCGCTCCGCTACTTCCCCATCAATGACAATCGCTTCGACTTCCGGTGCAAATTGCATGAATTCATAAAGCCAGTTGTATGAGAGCGACGATGGACAAACAATTAGAACCGGCTGTTTGTTAGCACGGATTATCGGCAATTCGGATACAATAAAAGCGATACTCTGGACTGTTTTCCCGAGCCCCATGTCATCGGCAAGCACACCGCCGAAGCCATAATTCGAGAGTAATTTCAACCAGTTATAACCATGTTTCTGGTAATCCCGAAGTATCGGTTCCAGGCTTTCCGGAACTTCAAATGTCAATGATTCAGGATGTAATAACTGCCCTGTAAACTGTTTAAAAGATTCTTCCGCTTCGAAAATATCACTTTGTTCAAACTGCTCCAAAAACGGCAGACTATCCATTATTGGCATATTAAACGTTAGTTCATACTCATCATCCTGGGCCGGGATTGCTCTAAGGAAGCGCTGAATTTCTTCGATTTCCCTCGTCTCCAGAGACAGTAATGCCCCATCTTGCAAACGATAATATTTTTGCTTCACTTTTATCGCCGCTAAAATTTCTTTTATTTGCTTATTTGAAACCCCATCCATTTCAAATTTAAATTCAAGCCAATTTGTCCGTTCCTTTTGGACATTCACCCGGATTTTCGGAAAATTATTTTCTTTGGCAATCCGCAGTTTAACAGAATTTGTTGCATAGATTTTTGCAAGTTTTGTGAGCTTTGGAAGCTGGTGATATAAAAACTCATATTCAAGTTCTTCATTTTGCATATAGTAGCCGCCATCCGTTTTTGTAAAGCCGCTTTCATCCATCATTGCTAATACCGCCGCTTCCTTTTCGATATCCCGTATGATGAACACATCATCCGAAAGCTGATCATCCAATGGTTGAATAACAAATTGCCCGTACTGAAATTCCACACCTGCAAGGAAACGGTTTTTCAGACGGTCTAAATAAACGTTTACTACTAATGGGTTTTCCAACTGTTTTACTGAAAGCTCCCGAGCCATTTCCACAACACCTATTTTTTTCAGTTTAGGTATCACCTGATCCCGGAAGTAATCCCAGTGTGAATGCTCAATTGTTAATAAAGATTTTTGCTGAAGCATTTGCTTTAATTCGAAAAGCTGCTTCATACTGTCATCACTCATTTGCGTCAGTTCGCCGTCAAATAGCACTATCCGGTAACTTGGAAACAAGACAGCACGTTCAATTCCTTCTATATAAAGCTCATACTCTTCACCCTTTGCTTCAATGAAAAAACGAAGTGCTGTAGGCTGTGTTTCAATCTTTATTTC is from Solibacillus isronensis and encodes:
- a CDS encoding saccharopine dehydrogenase family protein translates to MGKALIIGAGGVASVVVHKCVQNSEVFEEIMIASRTKSKCDALKEKLDGGKTIIHTAQVDADNTEELIDLINGFNPDVVINVALPYQDLTIMDACLATKTHYVDTANYEPLDTAKFEYKWQWAYKERFEEAGITALLGSGFDPGVTGVFTAHAQKHHFDEIHYIDIVDANGGDHGLPFATNFNPEINIREITANGRFWKDGEWVETEPLEYKTVYNLPEIGEKDCYLLYHEELESLAKNIKGLKQIRFWMTFGEKYLTHLNVLENVGMTSIEPIEFQGQMIQPIQFLKAVLPDPATLGPLTKGKTNIGCIVRGIKDGKEKTYYVYNVCDHQECYREVGSQAISYTTGVPAMIGAMLVMNGEWQKPGVWNVEDFNPDPFMDALNKWGLPWHETENPELIDLEFTSAGEKA
- the nspC gene encoding carboxynorspermidine decarboxylase: MAAALAEETGIDWSQAPSPAFVVDERLLERNLKLLKSVQDRTNCDILLALKGFSMWSTFPMARKYLAGITSSSLFEARLGFEEFGKEVHAYAPAYAEHEIDEYLTYVDHIVFNSFDQLNKYKDKVLNHEKNISIGLRVNPGYSEVETPLYDPCYINSRLGIPVESFRPDELDGVEGIHFHAMCEQGAEVLERILVHFEEKYGEYLHQMKWINFGGGHHITKPGYNVELLVSLINRIQETYGVKVILEPGEAIALNTGYLVATVLDIVHNGMELAIVDSSATCHMPDTLEMPYRAHIIGSGQPNEKAYTYRLGGMTCLAGDIIGDYSFDEPLQAGDKLVFTDMAHYTMVKTHMFNGVNLPSICTYNEQDGVKVIRTFQYEDYRNRLS
- a CDS encoding LLM class flavin-dependent oxidoreductase; the protein is MKKFEFGIYSLADIGSDPLTGKTPSPSQRLEEILQMADLTENLGLDVFGVGEHHRLDYVVSAPPVVLSAISQRTKHIKLTSSTTVLSTVDPVRLYEDFATLDLLSNGRAEILAGRGAFIESFPLFGYSTSDYDALFEENLLLLQQLNSQERVTWSGQFRPALNNSEIAPRPFNQEIPIWVGVGGTPESAVRAGRVGVGMALAILGGPLDRFQPLVNLYRKSGQHHPEKLNVGVTGHLFIADTTEQAQEQFYPYYKNYWQYVNQQRGSFSFQLSFEQFIEITGPNMALFVGSPEDVAEKIIKQYEFFEHSRFLAQPDIGGQPFELVKNSMNLFANEVVPIVRNYIEMKL
- a CDS encoding protein adenylyltransferase SelO; its protein translation is MTDKKQNFGFRFNNSYMELPQTFYSPVTANKVTSPSIVIFNRTLAEQLGLEAQELKEHGAAILAGHEMPDGSAQIAQAYAGHQFGHFNMLGDGRALLIGEHIKPKGERFDLQLKGSGLTPYSRGGDGRAALGPMLREFIISEAMHALSIPTTRSLAVTATGDIIYRETALEGAVLTRVAASHLRVGTFQYAAAFGEADDLKALADYAIRRHYPELLHAENRYLAFLEAVLDRQAALIAKWQSVGFIHGVMNTDNMTISGETIDYGPCAFMDTYDVATVFSSIDRQGRYAYRNQPPIASWNLTRFAESLLPLLHENEEEAVQLAQNILGKFPSIYEAYYYSEMREKLGLLSIDEQDEKLIDNLLNLMEEHEVDYTNTFRALSEGKRPNNDLFHSEAFKQWEKTWFERIEQQDTTIDETMQVMQSVNPAIIPRNHFVEQAIEQFAEGDPSMFAEMLQVLTSPFNVTEEYKKYTEPPSDKEPPFVSYCGT
- a CDS encoding biotin transporter BioY; translated protein: METVHKTQSFKTIDLIYSALFATLIMVGANITSFVPFLTVGGVPITLQAFFAILAGLVLGSKKGAIACAVYMFIGLAGAPVFSKFSGGFSAILLPTFGFIVTFIISAYIAGKIAEKFQTRLAYIIGALIAMAVNYIIGTTWMYFAYTLWASAPEGFTFKMAWLWMIPPMPKDIILSIFAGFFAYRIQKILKILPTK
- a CDS encoding universal stress protein, translating into MANHYQNIVVAVDGSEISELAFQKSIDIAKRNIGSTLHIIHVIDTSFSASFDMLYDNMVELVRKHGEVLLDRYELEAKDAGIPSINKILTKGTPKTILARRLSEHAPADIIICGATGSNAAEQMFMGSTTEAIVRHATCDVLIVRTPEK
- a CDS encoding DEAD/DEAH box helicase — protein: MDIKLSEKQIKNLCGTVSFKKGQTFYQTGKVDFLQYTDMYGEAVVKSTEQFVVRIEKQGAGQFKTSCSCPTLGDFSKSCQHVAAVLIAIYNLNKNKAQSLPNDEYDEKFISKNSFLSIFKQQTVQTTKQQRHFEKREVLNVQFLITPVQLTEQDPVIGMQLQVNGDQILSIREFLTHIKNKKPYLISHHTTYNFEEFCFDEQHDAILHFLIKNMEDDALYNDMPVQNQEQHLLIIPPSSWYLLSSLISNTKNVSLFYQNENYDEIKIETQPTALRFFIEAKGEEYELYIEGIERAVLFPSYRIVLFDGELTQMSDDSMKQLFELKQMLQQKSLLTIEHSHWDYFRDQVIPKLKKIGVVEMARELSVKQLENPLVVNVYLDRLKNRFLAGVEFQYGQFVIQPLDDQLSDDVFIIRDIEKEAAVLAMMDESGFTKTDGGYYMQNEELEYEFLYHQLPKLTKLAKIYATNSVKLRIAKENNFPKIRVNVQKERTNWLEFKFEMDGVSNKQIKEILAAIKVKQKYYRLQDGALLSLETREIEEIQRFLRAIPAQDDEYELTFNMPIMDSLPFLEQFEQSDIFEAEESFKQFTGQLLHPESLTFEVPESLEPILRDYQKHGYNWLKLLSNYGFGGVLADDMGLGKTVQSIAFIVSELPIIRANKQPVLIVCPSSLSYNWLYEFMQFAPEVEAIVIDGEVAERRHLLRTMEDHDVIITTYPLLRKDSAFYERQHFHTVFFDEAQAFKNPVTQTARTVKRIQATNRFGLTGTPIENSLSELWSIYRVIFPQLFRELEEFRHMQRKDIARRVRPFLLRRMKEHVLGELPQKEEMIEKAELLPEQKALYAAYLAKLRVDTMKHLDKETFHKNRIRILAGITRLRQICCHPALFVEGYKGGSAKFEQLFRLLEQSKASGRRVLIFSQFTQMLKMIATELSKRGEQYFYLDGQTPSEERIALCNSFNDGERDLFLISLKAGGTGLNLTGADTVILYDLWWNPAVEEQAADRAHRMGQKEVVQVIKLIANGTIEEKMSELQQKKKMLISDILDGDESSKTTLTEQDIREILMI